A section of the Rhizobium sp. SSA_523 genome encodes:
- a CDS encoding DUF535 family protein — MLVFQLMSLHNLRFSFFVDAWALAQHLHPGCQPEDWQGRLRFLLRALLSHHAAAPWLRYLRSTPGLQPQLIAFPFIAAKPLSKYMRRGWRVEDRVRCMLDHYRTLLSSVAGRRILALSRMTGVIATLKGRTQTDYHLVITCNAAQRREGELILELRKNSRRICCLCGSFCRSDRRLVFLIGTMQGANGADAKDVVREATRDLHQLRPRDLIMAAAQTIATLLGAEAILAPTQTRHLAAGRRRPTGIKADFDSLWTDLGGICRPDGDYLLPAVTHYRPLESIAAKRRAETLRRYALKQQMAAEIEAALLSPGPEHQEEGTGSAPIRPPADTRPAMALPAENFGPPHAAAIAIGTGQDLSPA; from the coding sequence ATGCTCGTTTTCCAGCTCATGTCGCTGCACAATCTGAGGTTTTCGTTCTTTGTAGATGCCTGGGCGCTGGCCCAGCACCTTCATCCGGGCTGCCAGCCCGAGGATTGGCAGGGGCGTTTGCGCTTTCTGCTGCGCGCGCTGCTCTCTCATCACGCGGCGGCCCCCTGGCTTCGCTATCTCCGCTCGACGCCCGGCCTGCAGCCGCAGCTCATCGCCTTTCCCTTCATCGCGGCAAAACCCTTGAGCAAATATATGCGCCGCGGCTGGCGGGTCGAGGATCGCGTCCGCTGCATGCTGGATCACTATCGCACGCTGCTCTCCAGCGTGGCGGGCCGTCGCATTCTGGCCTTGTCGCGCATGACCGGCGTGATCGCGACGCTCAAGGGCCGGACGCAGACGGATTATCATCTGGTGATCACCTGCAATGCGGCGCAAAGGCGGGAGGGCGAGCTCATTCTGGAATTGAGGAAAAACAGCCGGCGCATCTGCTGCCTGTGCGGCAGCTTCTGCCGGAGCGATCGCCGGCTCGTCTTCCTGATCGGCACCATGCAGGGCGCCAACGGAGCGGATGCCAAGGACGTGGTGCGCGAGGCGACGCGGGATCTCCATCAGTTGCGACCGCGGGACCTGATCATGGCTGCCGCGCAGACCATCGCCACCCTTCTGGGTGCGGAGGCCATTCTGGCGCCGACGCAGACGCGGCATCTGGCGGCCGGGCGGCGAAGGCCGACCGGCATCAAGGCCGATTTCGACAGTCTGTGGACCGATCTCGGCGGCATATGCCGACCGGATGGCGACTATCTCCTGCCGGCTGTCACGCACTATCGGCCGCTGGAGAGCATTGCGGCAAAGCGACGGGCGGAAACCCTGCGCCGCTATGCCTTGAAGCAGCAGATGGCGGCCGAGATCGAGGCCGCTTTGCTGAGCCCAGGCCCGGAGCATCAGGAGGAAGGGACGGGATCTGCCCCGATTCGCCCGCCCGCGGATACGCGTCCGGCAATGGCTTTGCCGGCGGAAAATTTCGGCCCGCCGCATGCGGCCGCAATCGCGATCGGGACGGGACAGGATCTCTCGCCTGCTTGA
- a CDS encoding GNAT family N-acetyltransferase, which translates to MNYTVSVTDNLTPEEQKAIEAPLIAYNLETFGQSGKRDLHIALRNDAGQVEGGLVGYTARGWLYVQLLFIPAHARGKGLGARLLLMAEDEARARGCLGAYLDTMNPSALDLYLRCGYTRIGEHGPLRGSLSRQGPDGGDCEQALRITWLSKRFTTGDEE; encoded by the coding sequence ATGAACTATACCGTATCAGTCACCGATAACCTTACGCCTGAGGAACAGAAGGCGATCGAGGCGCCGCTGATCGCCTATAATCTCGAAACCTTCGGCCAGAGCGGCAAGCGCGATCTCCATATCGCGCTGCGCAATGATGCGGGCCAGGTGGAGGGGGGCCTTGTCGGCTATACCGCGCGCGGCTGGCTCTATGTCCAGCTCCTGTTCATTCCCGCCCATGCCCGCGGCAAGGGACTCGGCGCCCGCCTGCTCTTGATGGCCGAAGATGAAGCCAGAGCACGCGGCTGCCTTGGCGCCTATCTCGATACGATGAACCCCTCGGCATTGGACCTTTACCTGCGCTGCGGCTACACGAGGATTGGCGAGCATGGCCCTCTTCGCGGCAGCCTGAGCAGGCAGGGGCCGGACGGCGGCGATTGTGAGCAAGCCTTGCGGATCACCTGGCTGAGCAAGCGGTTTACCACGGGAGACGAAGAATGA
- a CDS encoding class I SAM-dependent methyltransferase, which translates to MTEPKGHDGADSGAVQPLDNGWSESADGWIDSQGEFGDFNRQYVLDPAFDLLLAGRSFASALDVGCGEGRFVRRLRQHHGLASVTGIDPTEPLLDVARRKDPAGTYILAQAEDMPLPAQSFDLVVSYLSLIDIADLDRSVAEMARVMRLGASLVIANLNPFITASGGAAWVRDAHGRKDFVRVDTYLEEHADWQAWRGIRILNYHRPMSRYMEALLAAGLRLVSFREPPAVGGPEAARSAYNRVPYRHLMEWVKPG; encoded by the coding sequence ATGACGGAACCGAAGGGACACGATGGCGCAGACAGCGGCGCGGTACAGCCGCTTGACAATGGCTGGAGCGAATCCGCGGACGGCTGGATCGACAGTCAGGGCGAATTCGGTGATTTCAACCGCCAATATGTTCTCGATCCTGCCTTTGACCTCCTGCTGGCGGGGCGCAGCTTTGCCAGCGCCCTGGACGTCGGCTGCGGCGAAGGCCGCTTCGTGCGGCGCCTGCGCCAGCATCACGGCCTTGCCAGCGTCACCGGCATCGATCCCACCGAACCGCTTCTGGACGTCGCGCGCCGGAAGGATCCGGCCGGAACCTATATCCTTGCACAGGCGGAAGACATGCCTTTGCCCGCACAAAGCTTCGATCTCGTCGTCAGCTATCTGAGCCTGATCGACATTGCCGATCTGGACCGTTCGGTGGCGGAAATGGCGCGCGTCATGAGGCTGGGGGCAAGCCTGGTCATCGCCAATCTCAATCCCTTCATCACCGCCAGCGGCGGCGCGGCCTGGGTGCGGGATGCGCACGGTCGCAAGGATTTCGTCCGCGTCGACACCTATCTGGAGGAGCATGCCGACTGGCAGGCCTGGCGCGGCATCCGCATTCTCAACTATCACCGGCCCATGAGCCGCTACATGGAGGCACTGCTGGCCGCTGGGCTGCGGCTGGTGAGCTTTCGCGAACCGCCGGCCGTGGGCGGGCCGGAAGCCGCGCGCTCGGCCTATAACCGCGTGCCCTATCGCCACCTTATGGAATGGGTGAAACCCGGTTGA
- a CDS encoding GNAT family N-acetyltransferase gives MHDHELVYLTEDASHDAIIDIINAEAFGPGRFAKAAARIREQGPHDRSLSFICADRGETIGSVRMTAVRAGGVDAHLLGPLAVRPSHKNLGIGRELVRIAIEAARRKGSEAVILVGDPPYYMPLGFEKVRYGALNFPGPVDPGRVLVVPLAGDVHSRLSGVIAWQDWQPEVQSQVQSQVQSRLQSQSLAQTAAHSLQHALAAAAE, from the coding sequence ATGCATGATCACGAGCTCGTCTACCTCACCGAGGACGCGTCGCACGACGCCATCATCGACATCATCAATGCAGAGGCCTTCGGCCCCGGCCGGTTCGCCAAGGCCGCCGCGCGCATCCGCGAGCAGGGTCCGCATGACCGCAGCCTGTCCTTTATCTGCGCCGATCGCGGGGAGACCATCGGCTCCGTCAGAATGACTGCCGTGCGGGCGGGCGGGGTGGACGCTCATCTTCTCGGGCCGCTGGCGGTTCGCCCCTCCCACAAAAATCTGGGAATTGGCCGCGAACTGGTGCGGATCGCCATCGAGGCGGCGCGTCGCAAGGGGTCGGAAGCGGTGATCCTGGTGGGCGATCCGCCCTATTACATGCCGCTCGGCTTCGAGAAAGTGCGCTATGGCGCGCTCAACTTTCCGGGACCGGTCGATCCGGGCCGGGTGCTGGTCGTGCCGCTGGCCGGCGACGTGCATTCGCGGCTGTCCGGCGTGATCGCCTGGCAGGATTGGCAGCCGGAGGTCCAGTCGCAAGTTCAGTCTCAAGTTCAGTCTCGGCTCCAGTCTCAGAGCTTGGCTCAGACCGCGGCTCACAGCTTGCAACACGCCCTGGCCGCCGCCGCCGAATAA
- a CDS encoding glutathione S-transferase family protein, with protein MGRLVDGHWQDVWYDTKSSGGRFKRAQSSFRNFVTQDGAPGPTGSGGFMAEAGRYHLYVSLACPWAHRTLIFRKLKGLDDLISVSVVHPLMAENGWEFRPDDDPAATPDHLFGLSTLWQVYVKADPHYTGRVTVPVLWDKQTGTIVSNESADIIRMFNNAFDGLTGSTDDFYPEPLRAEIDAVNDRVYDSVNNGVYKAGFATTQEAYEEAVSALFDSLDWLDSRLSDQRYLFGNRQTEADWRLFTTLVRFDPVYVGHFKCNLKRIADYPNLQSYLLDLAQVPGVAETISLAHIKAHYYCSHKTINPTGIVPLGPLIDLTAPHGRERLG; from the coding sequence ATGGGACGATTGGTCGACGGTCACTGGCAGGATGTCTGGTACGACACGAAATCGAGCGGCGGCCGTTTCAAGCGCGCGCAATCGAGTTTCCGCAATTTCGTCACCCAGGATGGCGCGCCGGGCCCGACCGGCAGCGGCGGCTTCATGGCGGAAGCGGGCCGCTACCATCTGTATGTGTCGCTTGCCTGTCCCTGGGCGCATCGCACCCTGATCTTCCGCAAGCTGAAGGGGCTGGACGATCTGATATCCGTCTCCGTCGTGCACCCCTTGATGGCCGAGAATGGCTGGGAGTTCCGCCCTGATGACGATCCCGCGGCAACGCCCGATCACCTGTTCGGCCTGTCGACGCTCTGGCAGGTCTACGTGAAGGCCGATCCGCATTATACCGGCCGGGTGACAGTGCCCGTTTTGTGGGACAAGCAGACCGGCACTATCGTCTCCAATGAATCGGCCGATATCATCCGCATGTTCAACAATGCCTTCGATGGACTGACGGGATCGACGGATGATTTTTATCCCGAACCGCTGCGCGCCGAGATCGATGCCGTCAATGATCGTGTCTACGACAGCGTCAACAACGGCGTCTACAAGGCCGGCTTTGCCACCACGCAAGAGGCCTATGAGGAGGCCGTCTCGGCGCTGTTCGACAGCCTGGATTGGCTGGACTCGCGTCTGTCGGACCAGCGCTACCTCTTCGGCAATCGCCAGACGGAAGCGGACTGGCGGCTGTTCACCACGCTGGTGCGTTTCGATCCCGTCTATGTCGGCCACTTCAAGTGCAATCTGAAACGCATTGCGGACTATCCGAACCTTCAGTCCTATCTGCTTGATCTGGCTCAGGTTCCGGGCGTGGCAGAGACGATCAGCCTGGCGCATATCAAGGCGCATTACTATTGCAGCCACAAGACGATCAATCCGACCGGGATCGTGCCGCTTGGCCCTCTGATCGACCTGACGGCGCCGCACGGGCGGGAGCGCCTCGGCTGA
- a CDS encoding NUDIX domain-containing protein translates to MVFFLHRLFAFTRGMTLGVRAACFDEAGRIFLVRHTYVPGWYMPGGGVEHGETVFSALVKELREEGNLEMAAAPDLFHIYQNAGASRRDHVVFFRAVVRQTAPRSPDGEIAESGFFALDALPDTVTAATLRRLRELSGETAKADLW, encoded by the coding sequence ATGGTGTTTTTCCTGCATCGGCTGTTCGCTTTCACCCGTGGCATGACGCTTGGCGTGCGCGCCGCCTGCTTCGACGAAGCCGGTCGCATCTTCCTGGTCCGCCACACTTATGTGCCCGGCTGGTACATGCCGGGCGGTGGTGTCGAGCACGGCGAAACCGTCTTTTCGGCGCTCGTCAAGGAATTGCGCGAAGAGGGCAATCTCGAAATGGCGGCAGCGCCGGACCTTTTTCACATCTACCAGAATGCCGGCGCCAGCCGCCGCGATCACGTGGTGTTTTTCCGGGCCGTCGTGCGACAGACGGCGCCGAGATCCCCCGATGGCGAGATCGCCGAAAGCGGCTTCTTTGCACTGGACGCCCTGCCGGACACGGTCACGGCGGCAACCTTGCGGCGGCTGCGCGAATTGTCCGGCGAGACGGCGAAGGCCGATCTCTGGTGA
- a CDS encoding metallophosphoesterase yields MFTFAHISDIHLGPLPRLTVRELASKRITGFINWHRNRRKHLLVNTLDLLLSDMRLRSPDHLMITGDLVNLATSIEIRLAAEWLESVGDPIDTTVVPGNHDAYVPGAHDRSVNAWYPFIAGDASPREWTDDEHLFPTYRRRGPVAIIGCSTSNATLPFSAGGYFSARQARETANLLRQAKADGLFRVVLIHHPPIRGAAPSHKRMIGIRRFAAALSLGGAELILHGHTHLNTLYMLRTHHGEVPVLGIASASQGPGGHKPAAAYNYFTLTGEPGAWNLACDRYGLNAAADAIEHEQRRVLLGQPQELPVPPPLELDL; encoded by the coding sequence ATGTTCACGTTCGCGCATATCTCCGACATCCATTTGGGCCCATTGCCGCGTCTCACCGTGCGTGAACTGGCATCCAAGCGCATAACAGGCTTTATCAACTGGCACCGGAACCGGCGCAAGCATTTGCTGGTCAATACGCTCGACCTTCTGTTGAGCGACATGCGCCTGCGCAGTCCCGACCATCTGATGATCACCGGCGACCTCGTCAACCTGGCCACGTCGATCGAAATCCGGCTGGCGGCGGAATGGCTGGAAAGCGTCGGGGATCCGATCGACACGACCGTCGTGCCCGGCAATCACGATGCCTATGTCCCGGGCGCCCATGATCGCTCCGTCAATGCCTGGTATCCTTTCATCGCCGGCGACGCCTCCCCCCGCGAATGGACGGATGACGAACATCTGTTTCCCACCTATCGACGGCGCGGCCCTGTGGCGATCATCGGCTGCTCCACATCCAATGCCACGCTGCCCTTCTCCGCCGGCGGTTATTTCAGCGCGCGGCAGGCTCGCGAGACTGCCAATCTGCTGCGGCAGGCGAAGGCGGACGGCCTGTTTCGCGTGGTCCTCATCCATCACCCGCCGATCCGCGGCGCCGCGCCCTCGCATAAACGCATGATCGGCATCCGACGCTTCGCGGCGGCTCTGTCTCTCGGCGGTGCCGAACTGATCCTGCACGGCCACACGCATCTGAACACGCTCTACATGCTGCGCACGCATCACGGCGAAGTGCCGGTCCTGGGTATTGCCTCCGCCTCCCAGGGGCCGGGCGGTCACAAGCCGGCCGCCGCCTATAATTACTTCACCCTGACCGGCGAGCCCGGCGCCTGGAACCTGGCCTGCGATCGCTATGGCCTGAACGCCGCGGCGGACGCCATCGAACACGAGCAGCGCCGCGTGCTGCTTGGCCAGCCGCAGGAGCTTCCCGTTCCGCCGCCGCTGGAACTGGATCTTTAG
- a CDS encoding sigma factor-like helix-turn-helix DNA-binding protein: MDCVPARSDIRRDLVAILPRLRRFALALCRDESRIEHLLGKACEEAVSRTVELQGDARLDLCLFSILRRLARQDAHKLKLAEQENSGRKAAMKAARSSRLIIDMLAEDSAAAFLLCAVEGLSYREAAAVMATTEEAIAQSILNARRELKALAVNNSELRA; the protein is encoded by the coding sequence ATGGACTGTGTGCCCGCAAGATCGGATATCAGACGCGACCTCGTCGCCATTCTTCCGAGATTGCGGCGCTTTGCGCTGGCGCTCTGCCGGGATGAAAGCCGCATCGAGCACCTCCTGGGCAAGGCCTGCGAGGAGGCGGTCTCCCGAACGGTCGAGCTGCAGGGGGATGCGCGGCTCGACCTGTGCCTGTTTTCCATCCTGCGCCGGCTGGCGCGGCAGGATGCCCACAAACTCAAGCTTGCAGAGCAGGAAAATAGCGGCCGCAAGGCCGCGATGAAGGCCGCGCGCTCCTCCCGCCTCATTATCGACATGCTTGCCGAAGATTCTGCCGCGGCATTCCTTCTTTGCGCCGTCGAAGGCCTCAGCTACCGCGAGGCCGCCGCCGTCATGGCGACGACGGAAGAGGCCATTGCCCAATCCATTTTGAACGCACGCCGCGAGCTGAAGGCTCTGGCGGTCAACAATAGCGAGCTAAGAGCCTGA
- a CDS encoding anti-sigma factor — protein sequence MADQRKSSEAQFSAHLDGELSEIEAAALDALLEQDSQARAALDALRRADTIGREHFDELLKEPVSLDLVRSIKTASEPRRVVQLPQTGRRALRLRPTLATVIASSLLMFGLGTGAGYMFGARPSMVTYADIAGDPAKAWMDDVASHYRLFSRQSRHLVEVPANESAHIVEWLMATTGVSFRIPDLSAEGLDFLGARLYSAGGRPVGQLIYRNRDGDIIGISFAKNIAPIESDMREVIRDDIGMVAWQGLQASYVVTGPSSDAFLDTLAGKVARII from the coding sequence ATGGCTGATCAACGCAAGAGCTCCGAAGCGCAGTTTTCCGCCCATCTGGACGGTGAACTTTCGGAAATCGAAGCCGCAGCGCTGGATGCACTGCTGGAACAGGATTCCCAGGCCCGGGCGGCACTCGATGCGCTGCGGCGCGCCGACACGATCGGCCGGGAGCATTTCGACGAACTCCTGAAGGAGCCGGTATCGCTTGATCTCGTCCGCTCCATCAAGACCGCCTCGGAACCCCGCCGCGTCGTGCAATTGCCGCAGACGGGACGCCGCGCATTGCGGTTGCGCCCGACGCTGGCAACGGTGATTGCCTCGTCGCTGCTGATGTTCGGGCTTGGAACCGGCGCCGGCTACATGTTCGGCGCCCGGCCCAGCATGGTCACCTATGCCGATATTGCCGGCGATCCCGCCAAGGCCTGGATGGATGACGTCGCCTCGCATTACCGGCTCTTCTCGCGTCAGTCCCGGCATCTCGTCGAAGTGCCAGCCAATGAGTCGGCGCATATTGTCGAATGGCTGATGGCCACGACGGGCGTTTCCTTCCGCATTCCCGACCTGTCCGCCGAAGGGCTCGATTTTCTGGGCGCCCGCCTCTATTCCGCCGGCGGCCGGCCGGTCGGCCAGCTGATCTACCGCAATCGCGACGGCGATATCATCGGCATTTCCTTTGCCAAGAATATCGCGCCGATCGAGAGCGACATGCGCGAGGTCATTCGCGACGATATCGGCATGGTCGCCTGGCAGGGGCTTCAGGCAAGCTACGTCGTAACCGGCCCCTCTTCCGACGCCTTCCTCGACACGCTGGCAGGCAAGGTCGCCCGCATCATCTGA
- a CDS encoding PAS domain-containing methyl-accepting chemotaxis protein, translated as MALGGFLRGSNCSEEMKAISRSQAMIWFSPSGTVLNANENFCKTLGYQLTEIVGQHHRMFCEEAIRSAPDYNAFWSDLAAGHFKSGQFRRQKKSGEDIWIEATYNPVFRGSKVVRVLKIASDITTSRIQALNDGNRLRAIDQSQAIIEFEPDGRVSKVNDNFLSAMGYRADEVVGQFHRLFCDPAYVATSDYARFWDRLRAGEYIADNFVRIGKGGRRVWIQAAYTPVFNSRGLVYKVIKVATDITARMQAVETIGDAIGRLASGDLTVEINTPIDTALERTRQDFNAAARALEATVGSIQHSAEVLAANAAVIRSVSDDIARNSEHQAASVEETAAAVEQIATTVRDSSVSAGQASQLVSATRQSAEASGKIVRDATEAMGRIVTSSKEIENIISVIDEIAFQTNLLALNAGVEAARAGEAGKGFAVVAQEVRELAQRSAQAAKEIKALIAASASSVEHGVTLVANTGEALREIVRKVLDVDGNVQAISAAAREQSVGINEINAAIGSLDKVSQKNASTVEEANAAAQTLAAEAASLYEMIGRFKVSATSEDMTAAHRRQVA; from the coding sequence ATGGCATTGGGCGGATTCCTGAGAGGGTCGAATTGCAGCGAGGAAATGAAGGCCATCTCGCGCTCGCAGGCGATGATCTGGTTCTCCCCCAGCGGCACGGTGCTGAACGCAAACGAGAATTTCTGCAAGACGCTGGGCTACCAGCTGACCGAGATCGTCGGCCAGCACCATCGCATGTTCTGCGAAGAAGCCATCCGCTCCGCGCCGGATTACAATGCCTTCTGGAGCGATCTGGCCGCCGGTCACTTCAAGAGCGGACAGTTTCGCCGGCAGAAGAAGTCCGGCGAAGACATCTGGATCGAAGCAACTTATAATCCGGTCTTCCGCGGCTCCAAGGTCGTCCGCGTGCTGAAGATCGCCAGCGACATCACGACAAGCCGCATCCAGGCGCTGAACGACGGCAACCGCCTGCGGGCCATCGATCAGTCCCAGGCGATCATCGAATTCGAGCCCGATGGCCGCGTCTCGAAGGTCAACGACAATTTCCTATCCGCCATGGGCTATCGGGCGGATGAGGTGGTCGGACAGTTCCACCGCCTGTTCTGCGATCCGGCCTATGTGGCGACCAGCGATTATGCGCGGTTCTGGGACCGGCTGCGGGCAGGGGAATATATTGCCGATAATTTCGTGCGGATCGGCAAAGGCGGTCGGCGCGTCTGGATCCAGGCGGCCTATACGCCGGTCTTCAACTCCCGCGGCCTCGTCTACAAGGTCATCAAGGTTGCGACCGATATCACCGCGCGCATGCAGGCCGTCGAGACGATCGGCGATGCCATAGGCCGGCTGGCATCGGGCGATCTGACAGTGGAGATCAACACGCCCATCGATACGGCACTGGAGCGCACGCGGCAGGATTTCAATGCTGCGGCGCGGGCGCTGGAGGCCACGGTGGGCTCCATCCAGCATTCGGCCGAGGTTCTGGCCGCCAATGCCGCGGTGATCCGCTCCGTCTCCGACGATATTGCCCGCAATTCCGAACATCAGGCGGCGTCCGTCGAGGAGACGGCGGCCGCTGTCGAACAGATCGCCACGACGGTCCGCGATTCCAGCGTCAGCGCCGGCCAGGCAAGCCAGCTTGTCAGCGCCACCCGGCAATCGGCCGAGGCCTCGGGCAAGATCGTGCGCGATGCCACCGAGGCCATGGGGCGGATCGTCACCTCGTCCAAGGAGATCGAGAACATCATCTCGGTGATCGATGAGATCGCCTTCCAGACCAATCTGCTCGCGCTCAATGCCGGTGTGGAGGCAGCGCGCGCCGGCGAGGCCGGCAAGGGTTTTGCCGTCGTGGCGCAGGAGGTCCGGGAACTGGCGCAGCGCTCGGCGCAGGCGGCGAAGGAGATCAAGGCGCTGATTGCCGCCTCGGCCTCGTCCGTCGAACACGGCGTCACGCTGGTGGCCAATACAGGCGAAGCACTGCGCGAGATCGTGCGCAAGGTTTTGGACGTGGACGGCAATGTCCAGGCGATCTCTGCGGCCGCGCGCGAGCAGTCGGTGGGAATCAACGAGATCAATGCCGCCATTGGCAGCCTCGACAAGGTGTCGCAGAAGAATGCCTCCACCGTCGAGGAAGCCAATGCGGCGGCCCAGACCCTGGCTGCGGAAGCGGCGAGCCTCTATGAGATGATCGGGCGCTTCAAGGTTTCGGCAACGAGCGAGGACATGACGGCCGCGCACCGTCGTCAGGTCGCCTGA
- a CDS encoding DMT family transporter, whose product MKDATDGWISGLLGVVIFSGSLPATRIAVTDLSPLFLTSARAVIAAVLAGLLLSALRRPRPAVADLPSLLVIALGVVVGFPLLTALALQSMTSARSIVFIGLLPLATAVFGVIRGGERPRPLFWIFALAGSGCVAGFALVSGGGGALSGDILMILAILVCGLGYAEGARLSRRLGGWQVICWSLIVALPLMAAIALATIPGDFSRIGAAAWGGLAYVSVFSMLIGFVFWYRGLALGGTASVGQLQLLQPFFGLLLSALLLGEAVSPAMLAVTLVTVALVTSARRFAHR is encoded by the coding sequence ATGAAGGATGCAACGGATGGCTGGATCAGCGGGCTTCTCGGCGTCGTGATCTTCAGTGGCTCACTGCCGGCGACGCGCATTGCGGTGACGGATCTGTCGCCACTGTTCCTGACATCCGCGCGCGCCGTGATCGCAGCCGTGCTGGCGGGCCTCCTCCTGTCCGCCTTGCGCCGGCCGCGGCCGGCTGTCGCCGACCTTCCGTCCCTCCTGGTCATCGCGCTCGGCGTCGTCGTCGGCTTCCCGCTTCTGACGGCTCTGGCACTGCAGAGCATGACATCGGCGCGGTCGATCGTCTTTATCGGCCTGCTGCCTTTGGCGACCGCCGTGTTCGGCGTGATCCGGGGCGGGGAGCGGCCAAGGCCGCTGTTCTGGATCTTTGCCCTGGCGGGAAGCGGCTGCGTGGCCGGCTTCGCTCTTGTTTCCGGGGGCGGCGGCGCCTTGTCCGGCGACATCCTGATGATCCTCGCCATTCTCGTCTGCGGCCTCGGCTATGCCGAAGGCGCAAGGCTATCGCGCCGCCTCGGCGGCTGGCAGGTGATCTGCTGGTCGCTCATCGTCGCACTGCCGCTGATGGCCGCCATCGCGCTTGCGACCATTCCGGGCGATTTCTCACGCATCGGTGCCGCTGCCTGGGGCGGATTGGCCTATGTCTCCGTCTTCAGCATGCTGATCGGCTTCGTCTTCTGGTATCGCGGCCTGGCCCTCGGCGGAACCGCTTCGGTGGGCCAGTTGCAATTGCTCCAGCCCTTCTTCGGGCTCCTTCTTTCGGCCCTCCTGCTTGGAGAGGCGGTGAGCCCCGCAATGCTCGCCGTGACGCTCGTTACAGTTGCGCTTGTCACCTCGGCGCGGCGCTTCGCACATCGATGA
- a CDS encoding PLP-dependent aminotransferase family protein, whose product MAEGHANRTVHLVEAMRRRIAGRALMPGDRLPSVRAFAKTMAVSPSTVVEAYDRLVAEGLIRAVRGAGFFVRDQVSQPLTLMAAETPPQRAVDPFWVSRQSLDADETTLKPGCGWLPPDWLPHEAISRALRHLARSDAALLCDYGSTRGLQALRRLLLARFEEERLSLGSEQILLTSSGTQALDLVCRFLLRPGDTVLIDDPCYFNFQALLKAHQSAVIGVRYTENGPDMTEFEAILRERQPKLYLTNSALHNPTGATLSPHTAHRMLSLAAEHRMTIVEDDIFADLEPEPSVRLAVLDGLTHVIRIGSFSKTLSASLRCGYIAARPDWIEGLIDLQVATQFGGPSPLTAGVIAEVLGSGSYRKHLEALRRRLAHQRSEVADRLKALGITPVLMPRGGFYLWCRLPASCSSTALAQTALAEGLVLAPGNVFSIGQSADQLMRFNTAQMSDRRIDLILARALQAQSGA is encoded by the coding sequence ATGGCTGAAGGTCACGCCAACCGAACCGTTCATCTTGTCGAGGCCATGCGCCGGCGCATTGCCGGCCGGGCGCTGATGCCGGGCGACCGCCTGCCTTCGGTGCGCGCCTTCGCCAAGACCATGGCAGTTTCGCCGAGCACTGTCGTGGAAGCCTATGACCGGCTGGTCGCCGAAGGCCTGATCCGGGCGGTGCGCGGCGCCGGCTTTTTCGTCCGTGACCAGGTCTCCCAGCCTTTGACCCTGATGGCAGCCGAAACCCCGCCGCAAAGGGCCGTCGATCCCTTCTGGGTCTCCCGCCAATCGCTGGATGCCGACGAGACCACGCTGAAACCCGGTTGCGGCTGGCTGCCGCCGGACTGGCTGCCACATGAAGCCATCAGCCGCGCTCTGCGGCATCTGGCGCGCAGCGACGCGGCGCTGTTGTGCGACTATGGCAGCACGCGCGGCCTTCAGGCCCTGCGCCGCCTGCTGCTCGCACGTTTCGAGGAGGAGCGGCTGAGCCTCGGCTCCGAACAGATCCTTCTGACGTCCAGCGGCACCCAGGCGCTGGATCTGGTGTGCCGCTTCCTGTTGCGCCCGGGTGATACCGTGCTGATCGACGATCCCTGCTACTTCAACTTCCAGGCTCTGCTGAAAGCCCATCAGTCTGCCGTCATCGGTGTGCGCTATACCGAAAACGGGCCTGACATGACCGAGTTCGAAGCAATCCTTCGCGAGAGGCAGCCGAAACTCTATCTAACCAATTCGGCTCTCCACAACCCGACGGGTGCTACGCTTTCCCCGCACACGGCCCACCGCATGCTCTCTCTGGCGGCCGAGCACCGGATGACCATTGTCGAGGACGATATTTTTGCGGATCTGGAGCCGGAGCCCTCGGTGCGGCTGGCGGTGCTGGATGGCCTGACGCATGTCATCCGGATCGGCAGCTTTTCGAAAACGCTCTCCGCCTCGCTCCGATGCGGCTACATCGCGGCGCGTCCGGACTGGATCGAAGGTCTGATCGACCTGCAGGTGGCGACGCAATTCGGCGGGCCGAGCCCCTTGACGGCTGGGGTGATCGCGGAGGTGCTTGGCTCCGGCAGTTATCGCAAGCATCTGGAGGCCCTGCGCCGACGCCTGGCGCACCAGCGCAGCGAGGTGGCGGACCGGTTGAAGGCTCTGGGGATCACGCCGGTGCTGATGCCGCGGGGCGGCTTCTATCTCTGGTGCCGACTACCGGCTTCCTGCTCTTCCACCGCCCTTGCCCAGACGGCGCTTGCCGAAGGGCTTGTGCTCGCACCCGGCAATGTCTTCAGCATTGGCCAGAGCGCCGACCAGCTGATGCGCTTCAACACCGCCCAGATGAGCGATCGGCGGATCGACCTGATCCTGGCAAGGGCCCTGCAAGCGCAATCCGGCGCGTGA